A portion of the Krasilnikovia cinnamomea genome contains these proteins:
- a CDS encoding Acg family FMN-binding oxidoreductase, translating into MTARYTEADLRRAAAAGIRAPSLHNSQPWLFRLHDGGIEVLSDTARQLAVADRAGWALRIACGAATFNARLALAVAGTPAEVTLRPADAAPEVMARLTPAEQRPATYREQDLCAAIPHRFSNRRPFWPNPVPSEVRALLIEAARAEAGWLDLLVGMTALSGFAEIAQSADRVLRRNPRYQAELVSWAHSDAALDGVPVTAGAPSPEPQDLLPTRPFAEHRRAPGRDFEPEPLVAILGTAGDRAVDQLQAGQALQRVLLTATDAGLASSMISQPIEVPAAREQLRRSLGRFGTPQMALRIGYGQPGQPTPRRDVAEVLVD; encoded by the coding sequence GTGACGGCGCGCTACACCGAAGCCGACCTGCGCCGGGCCGCCGCCGCGGGGATCCGCGCGCCGTCGCTGCACAACAGCCAGCCGTGGCTGTTCCGGCTGCACGACGGCGGCATCGAGGTGCTTTCCGACACGGCCCGGCAGCTCGCCGTGGCCGACCGGGCAGGCTGGGCGCTGCGGATCGCCTGCGGGGCGGCCACCTTCAACGCCCGGCTCGCGCTCGCGGTGGCGGGCACCCCGGCCGAGGTGACGCTGCGCCCGGCCGACGCCGCCCCCGAGGTGATGGCCCGCCTGACCCCGGCCGAGCAGCGCCCGGCCACGTACCGGGAGCAGGATCTGTGCGCGGCCATCCCGCACCGGTTCAGCAATCGGCGACCGTTCTGGCCGAACCCGGTGCCCTCGGAGGTCCGGGCGCTGCTCATCGAGGCCGCCCGGGCGGAGGCGGGCTGGCTCGACCTGCTGGTCGGGATGACCGCGCTCAGCGGCTTCGCGGAGATCGCGCAGAGCGCCGACCGGGTGCTCCGGCGCAACCCCCGCTACCAGGCGGAGCTGGTCAGCTGGGCGCACTCGGACGCCGCGCTGGACGGCGTACCGGTGACCGCGGGGGCGCCCAGCCCGGAGCCGCAGGACCTGCTGCCGACCCGGCCGTTCGCGGAGCACCGGCGCGCTCCGGGCCGCGACTTCGAACCGGAGCCGCTCGTGGCCATCCTGGGCACCGCGGGCGATCGCGCCGTCGACCAGCTCCAGGCCGGGCAGGCGCTGCAACGGGTGCTGCTGACCGCCACCGACGCAGGCCTGGCCAGCTCCATGATCTCCCAGCCCATCGAGGTGCCCGCCGCCCGCGAGCAGCTGCGCCGCTCGCTGGGGCGCTTCGGGACTCCGCAGATGGCGCTGCGCATCGGTTACGGCCAGCCCGGCCAGCCGACGCCGCGCCGGGACGTGGCGGAAGTCCTAGTCGACTGA
- a CDS encoding GAF domain-containing protein: MVDTPDMGKSAHEPPSLGLSPLSRVRLDELLQETLDRVGEIVASRERLRALLDAVVGIGTDLDLRMTLQRIVQAACALVGARYGALGVLGPDRRDLSDFITHGIDEKTHAAIGDLPRGRGVLGLLITDPKAVRMPDITTHPRSFGFPPHHPPMHSFLGVPVRARDQIFGNLYLAEKIGADEFSEDDEEIVVALAAAASIAIDNARLFALAQRRERWLAATAEITSVLLGTVRRTEALRLIARRAREVADADLVLVLLYDEDNARYTIEVADGPDPYPAALVGRQLVADGDALDALGHEKYRVVDNLRTAADWPGPVPEGPAMVAPLAGSDKIRGVLIVAQRPGSGPGDGDDAALLSSFAGQAALALERARAQDERELLVVLEDRERIARDLHDVVIQRLFATGMHLQGVAPHALRPEAAKRINAAVDDLDATIRDIRRSIFELRAPAEATLRTELSDAVQAAADALGFRPVLDVSGPVDSVVPDDVVPELMAVLREALSNVARHARASAARVSVRATGDHLTLTIEDDGVGADPEQARGGLVNMGERATDLGGSFEMGRGGTGGTIVTWRVPLSE; this comes from the coding sequence ATGGTCGACACCCCCGACATGGGTAAATCCGCGCACGAACCACCCTCGCTAGGGCTGTCCCCCCTGTCCCGGGTGCGCCTCGACGAGCTGCTGCAGGAGACCCTCGACCGGGTCGGCGAGATCGTCGCCAGCCGGGAACGGCTGCGCGCCCTGCTCGACGCGGTGGTCGGCATCGGCACCGACCTGGACCTGCGGATGACCCTGCAACGCATCGTGCAGGCCGCCTGCGCGCTGGTCGGCGCCCGCTACGGCGCACTGGGCGTGCTCGGCCCGGACCGGCGCGACCTGTCGGACTTCATCACCCACGGCATCGACGAGAAGACCCACGCCGCCATCGGGGACCTGCCCCGTGGCCGGGGCGTGCTCGGCCTGCTGATCACGGATCCGAAGGCCGTTCGGATGCCCGACATCACCACCCACCCGCGCTCGTTCGGCTTCCCGCCGCACCACCCGCCGATGCACAGCTTCCTCGGCGTGCCGGTGCGCGCCCGCGACCAGATCTTCGGCAACCTGTACCTGGCCGAGAAGATCGGCGCGGACGAGTTCAGCGAGGACGACGAGGAGATCGTCGTGGCGCTGGCCGCGGCGGCCAGCATCGCCATCGACAACGCCCGGCTGTTCGCGCTGGCCCAGCGCCGGGAACGCTGGCTGGCCGCCACCGCCGAGATCACCTCCGTGCTGCTCGGCACGGTACGCCGCACGGAGGCGCTGCGCCTGATCGCCCGCCGCGCCCGCGAGGTCGCCGACGCCGACCTCGTCCTCGTGCTGCTGTACGACGAGGACAACGCCCGCTACACCATCGAGGTGGCCGACGGGCCCGACCCGTACCCGGCGGCCCTGGTGGGCAGGCAGCTCGTCGCCGACGGCGACGCGCTCGACGCGCTCGGCCACGAGAAGTACCGGGTCGTCGACAACCTGCGCACGGCCGCCGACTGGCCGGGCCCGGTGCCGGAGGGACCGGCCATGGTGGCCCCGCTGGCCGGCTCCGACAAGATCCGCGGCGTGCTGATCGTCGCCCAGCGCCCCGGCAGCGGGCCGGGCGACGGCGACGACGCGGCCCTGCTGTCCAGCTTCGCCGGGCAGGCCGCCCTCGCCCTGGAACGCGCCCGCGCCCAGGACGAACGGGAACTGCTCGTGGTACTGGAGGACCGCGAACGCATCGCCCGCGACCTGCACGACGTGGTGATCCAGCGGCTGTTCGCCACCGGCATGCACCTGCAGGGAGTGGCACCGCACGCGTTGCGCCCCGAGGCCGCCAAACGCATCAACGCCGCCGTGGACGACCTGGACGCCACTATCCGCGACATCCGCCGCTCGATCTTCGAACTGCGCGCCCCCGCCGAGGCCACCCTGCGCACCGAACTCAGCGACGCCGTCCAGGCCGCCGCCGACGCGCTGGGCTTCCGGCCGGTCCTGGACGTCTCCGGGCCGGTGGACAGCGTGGTGCCCGACGACGTCGTGCCCGAGCTGATGGCGGTGCTGCGCGAGGCGCTGTCGAACGTCGCCCGGCACGCCCGGGCCAGCGCCGCGCGGGTCTCCGTCCGGGCCACCGGGGACCACCTCACGCTGACCATTGAGGACGATGGCGTCGGCGCCGACCCGGAGCAGGCCCGGGGCGGGTTGGTGAACATGGGCGAGCGCGCCACGGACCTCGGCGGCAGCTTCGAGATGGGCCGTGGCGGCACCGGCGGCACGATCGTCACCTGGCGGGTTCCCCTCTCCGAATGA
- a CDS encoding PAS domain S-box protein, with product MRYRQRRRDRATAGHDRWRNVVLAAAVVLVVAIGVADLATPPELMVFGVAAIGPPVAAVSARPWAVAMIGLLALLVAWGTSTWQGLAGTTDQVLRLWVIAGLAGLSVGFAYHQRTLERRTHRAAEDESRLAEIVLSSEDAIITSDLNGIVTSWNPGAERMYGYRAEEMIGQSVLRLLTPDRAPHFPQSLARIARGERIAHFESRRVCQDGTVLDISASVSPIRDRHGTVVGAAATERDITDRKRVLERSARAERMESLGQLAGGVAHDFNNLLAIIINYVDFALESAEADTREDLTRARAGAERARDLTRQLLLFAREEPATTEHIDLNAVIDETRALLDRTIGAHIQLVTRPAAEPLVIRADRGRVEQILLNLVINARDAMPDGGVVKIEAATTELAEDPTRRPPLPPGQYAHLTVSDTGTGVPPDVAAHIFEPFFTTKSRHRGTGLGLATVYGIVTEAGGSISLGSDSTVGTTFHILLPLTTAPAVAESPAAERGPRGEGRHVLLAEDDGEVSQIAARILRAHGYDVTTVQSGQAALDHLAEQPFDLLLTDIVMPGMSGAQLVDAVRRDHPAVGVLLVSGYSAASAEVLRLLAAGVPIVYKPFTAGELLQAVHQATLAPHSTPAGPG from the coding sequence ATGAGGTATCGGCAACGGCGGCGCGACCGCGCCACGGCGGGTCACGACCGGTGGCGCAACGTGGTGCTGGCCGCCGCGGTGGTGCTCGTCGTGGCCATAGGCGTCGCGGATCTCGCCACGCCGCCGGAACTGATGGTGTTCGGGGTGGCCGCGATCGGACCGCCCGTGGCGGCCGTGTCGGCCCGCCCGTGGGCGGTGGCCATGATCGGGCTCCTGGCCCTGCTGGTGGCGTGGGGCACGTCGACCTGGCAGGGGCTGGCCGGGACCACGGATCAGGTGCTGCGCCTGTGGGTCATCGCCGGGCTGGCCGGGCTGAGCGTCGGCTTCGCCTACCACCAGCGCACCCTGGAGCGCCGGACCCATCGGGCGGCCGAGGACGAGTCGAGGCTGGCCGAGATCGTCCTGTCGTCGGAGGACGCGATCATCACCTCCGACCTGAACGGCATCGTCACCTCATGGAACCCCGGAGCGGAACGGATGTACGGCTACCGGGCCGAGGAGATGATCGGTCAGAGCGTGCTGAGGTTGCTCACCCCCGACCGGGCGCCCCACTTCCCCCAGTCCCTCGCCAGGATCGCGCGGGGCGAGCGGATCGCCCACTTCGAGTCGCGCCGCGTCTGCCAGGACGGCACCGTCCTCGACATCTCCGCCAGCGTCTCACCCATCCGCGACCGGCACGGCACCGTGGTCGGCGCCGCGGCCACCGAACGGGACATCACGGATCGCAAGCGGGTCCTCGAACGTTCCGCCCGCGCGGAGCGGATGGAGAGCCTCGGTCAGCTCGCCGGCGGCGTCGCCCACGACTTCAACAACCTGCTGGCAATCATCATCAACTACGTGGACTTCGCCCTCGAATCGGCGGAGGCCGACACGCGTGAGGACCTGACCCGTGCCCGCGCGGGCGCCGAACGTGCCCGCGACCTGACCCGGCAGCTGCTGTTGTTCGCCCGCGAGGAACCCGCCACCACCGAGCACATCGACCTCAACGCCGTCATCGACGAGACCCGCGCCCTGCTCGACCGCACCATCGGCGCCCACATCCAGCTGGTCACCCGCCCCGCCGCCGAACCCCTGGTCATCCGCGCCGACCGGGGCCGCGTCGAACAGATCCTGCTCAATCTCGTCATCAACGCCCGCGACGCCATGCCGGACGGCGGTGTCGTCAAAATCGAGGCCGCCACCACCGAGCTCGCCGAGGACCCCACCCGCCGGCCGCCGCTGCCGCCCGGCCAGTACGCCCATCTCACTGTCAGCGACACCGGCACCGGCGTGCCGCCCGACGTGGCCGCCCACATCTTCGAGCCGTTCTTCACCACCAAGAGCCGGCACCGCGGCACGGGGCTGGGCCTGGCCACCGTCTACGGCATCGTCACCGAGGCCGGCGGCAGCATCAGCCTCGGCTCCGACAGCACCGTCGGTACGACGTTCCACATCCTGCTCCCGCTGACCACCGCCCCGGCGGTGGCGGAGAGCCCCGCCGCCGAACGCGGACCGCGCGGCGAGGGCCGGCACGTCCTGCTGGCCGAGGACGACGGCGAGGTGAGCCAGATCGCCGCGCGCATTCTGCGGGCCCACGGCTACGACGTCACCACGGTCCAGAGCGGACAAGCCGCCCTCGACCACCTGGCCGAGCAGCCGTTCGACCTGCTGCTCACCGACATCGTGATGCCCGGGATGTCGGGGGCCCAGCTCGTCGACGCCGTCCGGCGCGACCACCCCGCCGTCGGGGTGCTGCTGGTGTCGGGTTACAGCGCGGCCAGCGCCGAGGTGCTACGGCTGCTCGCCGCCGGCGTCCCCATCGTCTACAAGCCGTTCACCGCCGGGGAGCTGCTGCAGGCGGTCCATCAGGCGACGCTCGCCCCGCACTCCACCCCGGCCGGTCCGGGCTGA
- a CDS encoding universal stress protein, translated as MVATVAAGVGGAGGWQTLAWAAEQAGYQTGMRLELLRVAEPGSPLAGLAGEPAPALLELADPALSRALSATRTQLGGHRVHLRIQVGDPGTALAAASAGADLLVIGSGGDGHTVRRIVHHARCPVVVVRPVSAGRGAPLAGHVVVGVDGSAAGRAALEFGFAYADEHRLPVAAAHVSARTADDFFSDEVTVSPHGATEPPALQLLGAEVEPWMLRYPRSRVRRAVLNGRVADGLRRAGLGAHLLVVGDKHRGLLARTRTGDVPLTVARRAGCPVAVVPIGQAEFDRTGFGQAEFDQGEGELP; from the coding sequence ATGGTCGCCACGGTGGCTGCCGGCGTCGGCGGGGCGGGCGGATGGCAGACGCTGGCCTGGGCGGCCGAGCAGGCCGGTTACCAGACCGGCATGCGGCTGGAGCTGTTGCGGGTGGCCGAACCGGGCTCGCCGCTGGCCGGGCTGGCCGGCGAACCCGCCCCCGCCCTGCTGGAGCTGGCCGATCCCGCGCTGTCGCGGGCGCTGTCGGCCACCCGTACCCAGCTGGGCGGGCACCGGGTGCACCTGCGCATCCAGGTCGGCGACCCCGGCACCGCGCTGGCCGCCGCGTCGGCCGGCGCGGACCTGCTGGTCATCGGCTCCGGCGGCGACGGCCACACGGTACGGCGCATCGTGCACCACGCGCGGTGCCCCGTGGTCGTGGTGCGCCCGGTGAGCGCCGGGCGCGGGGCGCCGCTGGCCGGGCACGTGGTGGTCGGCGTGGACGGCAGCGCCGCCGGCCGGGCCGCCCTGGAGTTCGGCTTCGCGTACGCGGACGAGCACCGGTTGCCGGTGGCCGCGGCGCACGTCTCCGCCCGGACCGCCGACGACTTCTTCTCCGACGAGGTCACGGTGTCCCCGCACGGCGCCACGGAACCGCCCGCCCTGCAACTGCTGGGCGCCGAGGTGGAGCCGTGGATGCTGCGTTATCCCCGGTCCCGGGTGCGCCGGGCCGTACTCAACGGGCGGGTCGCCGACGGCCTGCGCCGCGCCGGCCTCGGCGCGCACCTGCTCGTCGTGGGCGACAAACACCGGGGCCTACTGGCCCGCACCCGCACCGGCGACGTGCCCCTGACGGTCGCCCGGCGTGCCGGCTGCCCGGTCGCCGTGGTCCCGATCGGCCAAGCAGAGTTCGACCGAACAGGGTTCGGCCAAGCAGAGTTCGACCAAGGAGAGGGAGAGTTGCCGTGA
- a CDS encoding universal stress protein translates to MTDSYLIVVGVDGSVGSRRALEWAAREAAARGGAVQAVIAWSWDGIEYGPMTATGPEEEAQRAAELLDREVKALADRRGTAQPVAAEVIEGRPADVLSAAASAADLLVLGSHGHSRVRHTVLGSVSEECIRKATCPVVVIPVPAERPAPAKEPALRGR, encoded by the coding sequence ATGACCGACAGTTACCTGATCGTGGTGGGCGTGGACGGCTCGGTAGGCAGCCGGCGCGCCCTGGAGTGGGCCGCCCGCGAGGCCGCCGCCCGGGGCGGCGCGGTCCAGGCCGTCATCGCCTGGTCGTGGGACGGCATCGAGTACGGCCCGATGACCGCCACCGGCCCCGAGGAGGAGGCGCAACGGGCCGCCGAGCTCCTGGACCGGGAGGTCAAGGCCCTGGCAGACCGGCGTGGCACGGCCCAGCCGGTCGCCGCGGAGGTCATCGAGGGGCGCCCGGCCGACGTGCTGAGCGCCGCCGCGTCCGCCGCGGACCTGCTGGTGCTGGGCAGCCACGGGCACAGCCGGGTACGCCACACCGTGCTCGGCTCGGTCAGCGAAGAGTGCATCCGCAAGGCGACCTGCCCGGTGGTGGTGATCCCGGTCCCGGCGGAGCGGCCCGCACCGGCGAAGGAACCCGCGCTGCGCGGGCGCTGA
- a CDS encoding response regulator, with the protein MIRVFLLDDHEVVRRGLADLLHAAGDIEVVGESGSAQEAARRIPALRPDVAVLDARLPDGNGIDVCRDVRAIDSSIKGLILTSYEDDEALFAAIMAGASGYVLKQIRGTDLVDAVRRVAAGQSLLDPAVTQRVLERIRNGVEQPRELASLTEQERRILEYVAEGLTNREIAGRMFLAEKTVKNYVSSLLAKLGLERRTQAAVLATRLLGEHPHTL; encoded by the coding sequence ATGATCCGAGTTTTCCTGCTCGACGACCATGAGGTCGTCCGGCGTGGCCTGGCCGATCTGCTGCACGCGGCCGGCGATATCGAGGTGGTCGGCGAGTCCGGCTCGGCCCAGGAGGCGGCCCGCCGCATTCCCGCCCTGCGCCCGGACGTGGCGGTCCTCGACGCGCGCCTGCCCGACGGCAACGGCATCGACGTGTGCCGCGATGTGCGCGCGATCGATTCGTCGATCAAGGGACTGATCCTCACGTCCTACGAGGACGACGAGGCGCTGTTCGCGGCCATCATGGCCGGCGCCTCGGGGTACGTGCTCAAGCAGATCCGCGGCACGGACCTGGTCGACGCGGTGCGCCGGGTCGCGGCCGGGCAGTCGCTGCTCGACCCTGCGGTCACCCAACGGGTGCTGGAGCGCATCCGCAACGGGGTGGAGCAGCCGCGCGAACTGGCCTCGCTGACCGAGCAGGAGCGCCGGATCCTGGAGTACGTGGCCGAGGGCCTGACCAACCGGGAGATCGCCGGGCGGATGTTCCTGGCGGAGAAGACGGTGAAGAACTACGTCTCCAGTCTGCTGGCCAAGCTGGGCCTGGAGCGCCGCACGCAGGCGGCGGTGCTGGCCACCCGGCTGCTGGGGGAGCACCCGCACACGCTCTGA
- the cydC gene encoding thiol reductant ABC exporter subunit CydC, whose translation MSWWRLLGAVARPAAGRLTVAVLAGVAAAGAGVGLMATAAWLISRAALHPPVLHLMVAIVAVRAFGISRGVLRYAERLIGHDAALRVLGALRVRLYTRLERLAPAGLAEYRRADLVQRMVGDVDAVLDLLTRVVLPYAVAAVVGAGSVGLVGFLCPPAGVVLALGLLGVGLLVPLLQAATARRADGRFAPLRGELATDAVDLLHGLPDLVAYGAADAQLARLAATDARLRAAQRRSSASTGTSAAVSALATGLCVVAGLAAGAVAVRAGTLPGELLAVVVLTPLAVFEAAAGLPAAAQRYAAARGSLRRLADVCAAPDPVAEPDQPAEVPAGPHTLRVSGVSAAWVPGRPVVHGVDLELSPGRRVALVGASGSGKSTVAALLVRWLDPCAGRITLDGVDLRRIPGDQVRRVVGYLPEDAYLFDTTIEENLRIGRRDATVAQLRAALADARLLDWVDGLPLGLDTPVGEHGMALSGGQRRRLALARALLADFSILVLDEPTEHLDEATAAALTRDLLAAARDRAVLLITHRTDGLSDVDEVIRLGAVPTPVAA comes from the coding sequence ATGAGCTGGTGGCGGCTACTGGGCGCGGTCGCCCGCCCCGCCGCGGGCCGCCTCACCGTGGCGGTGCTGGCGGGGGTGGCGGCGGCCGGGGCGGGCGTCGGGCTCATGGCCACCGCCGCGTGGCTCATCTCCCGCGCCGCCCTGCACCCCCCGGTGCTGCACCTGATGGTGGCGATCGTCGCCGTGCGCGCGTTCGGCATCAGCCGCGGCGTGCTGCGCTACGCGGAGCGGCTGATCGGGCACGACGCCGCCCTGCGGGTGCTGGGCGCCCTGCGGGTCCGGCTCTACACCCGGCTGGAACGCCTCGCCCCGGCCGGGCTGGCCGAGTACCGCCGCGCGGACCTCGTGCAGCGGATGGTCGGCGACGTGGACGCGGTGCTGGACCTGCTGACCCGGGTCGTGTTGCCGTACGCGGTCGCCGCCGTCGTGGGCGCCGGGTCGGTCGGGCTCGTCGGGTTCCTGTGCCCGCCCGCAGGCGTCGTCCTGGCGCTCGGCCTGCTGGGCGTCGGCCTGCTCGTCCCGCTGCTGCAGGCCGCGACGGCCCGCCGCGCCGACGGGCGGTTCGCCCCGCTGCGCGGCGAACTCGCCACCGACGCGGTCGACCTGCTGCACGGCCTGCCCGACCTTGTCGCGTACGGTGCCGCCGACGCCCAGCTGGCCCGCCTCGCCGCCACCGACGCGCGGCTGCGCGCCGCGCAGCGCCGCTCCAGCGCGTCCACGGGCACGTCGGCGGCGGTGAGCGCGCTGGCCACCGGCCTCTGTGTCGTCGCCGGGCTGGCCGCCGGCGCGGTGGCCGTCCGCGCCGGCACCCTGCCCGGTGAGCTGCTGGCCGTCGTGGTGCTCACCCCACTCGCGGTGTTCGAGGCGGCGGCCGGGCTGCCCGCCGCCGCCCAGCGCTACGCCGCCGCCCGCGGTTCGCTGCGCCGCCTCGCCGACGTGTGCGCCGCCCCCGACCCGGTGGCCGAGCCGGACCAGCCGGCCGAGGTGCCCGCGGGCCCGCACACCCTGCGCGTGTCCGGGGTCAGCGCCGCCTGGGTCCCCGGCCGTCCCGTGGTGCACGGCGTCGACCTGGAGCTGAGCCCGGGGCGGCGGGTCGCCCTGGTCGGGGCGAGCGGCAGTGGCAAGAGCACCGTCGCCGCGCTGCTGGTCCGCTGGCTCGACCCGTGCGCGGGGCGGATCACCCTGGACGGGGTGGACCTGCGCCGCATCCCGGGGGATCAGGTCCGCCGGGTCGTCGGCTACCTGCCGGAGGACGCGTACCTGTTCGACACCACCATCGAGGAGAACCTGCGGATCGGGCGGCGCGACGCCACCGTGGCGCAGCTGCGGGCCGCGCTCGCCGACGCCCGGCTGCTCGACTGGGTGGACGGCCTGCCGCTCGGCCTCGACACCCCGGTGGGGGAGCACGGCATGGCGCTCTCCGGTGGCCAGCGCCGCCGCCTCGCCCTGGCCCGGGCGCTCCTGGCCGACTTCAGCATCCTCGTGCTCGACGAGCCCACCGAACACCTCGACGAGGCGACTGCGGCGGCGCTGACCCGGGACCTGCTGGCGGCGGCGCGTGACCGTGCGGTGCTGCTCATCACCCACCGTACCGACGGGCTGTCCGACGTGGACGAGGTGATCCGGCTGGGCGCCGTGCCCACCCCGGTGGCCGCGTAG
- a CDS encoding Acg family FMN-binding oxidoreductase: protein MTAPSEYGTRQRATEVLADAARASLSAPSVFNTQPWRWRITGDTAALYADPARKLDATDPDGRLLLLSCGTALHHARVALAAAGYQPQVVRQPDTDPHLLALVTIGEPGRPDPDAQRLADAIPRRRTDRRAYSERTVPEDVLAQLRRAVEAQGAYLHVVRRDQMPMLATSAGRAADAEQQDPAYRAELEQWTHRPEGSGDGVPAATAVRPTARRVPVRDYAPDGGAGLDPGEGFDLGAAFVVLFGLTDRPADVLRGGEALSALLLSATAAGLATAPLSDTIEVDWPRHLLRELLAGVGEPYLVVRLGYLDQAEPLPAAPRRTATDVIEIVE from the coding sequence ATGACCGCACCGTCCGAGTACGGCACGCGCCAGCGCGCCACCGAGGTCCTCGCCGACGCCGCCCGCGCGTCGCTGTCCGCCCCGTCGGTGTTCAACACCCAGCCGTGGCGCTGGCGCATCACGGGCGACACGGCCGCGCTGTACGCGGACCCGGCACGCAAGCTGGACGCCACCGACCCGGACGGCCGGCTGCTGCTACTCAGCTGCGGCACCGCCCTGCACCACGCCCGCGTCGCTCTCGCCGCCGCCGGCTACCAGCCGCAGGTGGTACGCCAGCCCGACACCGATCCGCACCTGCTGGCGCTGGTCACCATCGGCGAGCCAGGCCGCCCGGACCCCGACGCGCAACGACTCGCCGACGCGATCCCGCGCCGGCGCACCGACCGGCGCGCGTACAGCGAACGCACCGTGCCGGAGGACGTGCTGGCACAGCTCCGGCGGGCCGTCGAGGCGCAGGGCGCCTACCTGCACGTCGTCCGGCGTGACCAGATGCCGATGCTGGCCACCTCCGCCGGCCGGGCGGCGGACGCCGAGCAGCAGGATCCGGCGTACCGGGCCGAGCTGGAGCAGTGGACACACCGGCCCGAGGGCAGCGGCGACGGCGTCCCGGCCGCCACCGCGGTCCGGCCCACGGCCCGCCGGGTGCCGGTGCGCGACTACGCCCCGGACGGCGGAGCGGGTCTGGACCCGGGTGAGGGCTTCGACCTGGGCGCCGCGTTCGTGGTGCTGTTCGGCCTCACCGACCGCCCGGCCGACGTGCTGCGCGGCGGGGAGGCGCTGTCGGCGCTGCTGCTGTCCGCCACCGCCGCCGGCCTGGCCACCGCGCCGCTGAGCGACACCATCGAGGTGGACTGGCCCCGGCACCTGCTGCGCGAGCTGCTGGCCGGGGTCGGCGAGCCGTACCTCGTGGTGCGCCTGGGCTACCTGGACCAGGCGGAGCCGCTGCCGGCCGCGCCCCGGCGCACCGCCACCGACGTGATCGAAATCGTGGAGTAG
- a CDS encoding universal stress protein, whose protein sequence is MPEKMIIVGYDGSPDARAASRWAMDEAARTGAPVQLCCAYEWPTWSPAAATVPVPAPWPDPETERAIKGMLERAAAAARLSHPGVEVSTSVAHSGAVLTLIERSAHASLVVLGSRGHTAVGSLLGSVSVGVSAHAHCPVVVVRGASDPAAPVVVGVDDSNRTPPALAFAFTQAAARGTGLRAVHAWTPPGDGNPPTPRVSEAEQNRHLAAMVDAWRDAFPQVAVTSEVVTGDPAHALAHSSEAAQLVVLGTHGHGAWHGLLRGSVSQHLLHHSRCPVAVVHDLAHA, encoded by the coding sequence ATGCCCGAAAAGATGATCATTGTCGGGTACGACGGTTCACCGGACGCGCGGGCCGCCAGCCGGTGGGCCATGGACGAGGCCGCCCGCACCGGCGCGCCCGTGCAGCTGTGCTGCGCGTACGAATGGCCGACGTGGTCACCCGCCGCCGCGACCGTCCCCGTCCCGGCACCGTGGCCCGACCCCGAGACGGAACGGGCCATCAAGGGCATGCTCGAACGCGCCGCAGCCGCGGCCCGGCTCAGCCACCCCGGCGTCGAGGTGTCCACGTCGGTCGCCCACTCCGGCGCCGTGCTCACCCTCATCGAGCGCTCGGCCCACGCCAGCCTGGTGGTGCTGGGCAGCCGCGGGCACACCGCCGTCGGCAGCCTGCTCGGCTCGGTCAGTGTGGGGGTCAGCGCCCACGCGCACTGCCCCGTCGTGGTGGTGCGCGGCGCCAGCGACCCGGCCGCGCCCGTGGTGGTCGGCGTCGACGACTCCAACCGCACCCCGCCCGCCCTGGCGTTCGCGTTCACGCAGGCCGCCGCGCGCGGCACCGGGCTGCGCGCCGTCCACGCCTGGACCCCGCCGGGCGACGGCAACCCGCCCACCCCCCGGGTGAGCGAGGCGGAGCAGAACCGGCACCTGGCCGCGATGGTGGACGCGTGGCGCGACGCCTTCCCGCAGGTGGCGGTCACGTCAGAGGTGGTCACCGGCGATCCCGCACACGCGCTGGCGCACAGCAGCGAAGCCGCCCAGCTCGTCGTGCTCGGCACCCACGGCCACGGCGCGTGGCACGGCCTGCTGCGCGGCTCCGTCAGCCAGCACCTGCTGCACCACTCGCGGTGCCCGGTGGCGGTCGTCCACGACCTCGCGCATGCGTGA